A region from the Streptomyces lydicus genome encodes:
- a CDS encoding DUF4429 domain-containing protein, protein MAELMVRDGTWTFDDEAVRIVPGHERGVHKLRRDLGEFTVPLIAMAGVAYEPARKGGRLRLRLREGADPLLQVTGGGLPDEANPYQVAVDAARADVAEYFVDAVRQALLLEQVPDGPADRYLLPGPAVPLSAAGVDGIASFDGERVHLEWRWNTSETKRNQGPRDFALADLEAVEWRAAAGLESGYLRFRTHGATERIAPEHDPHAIELWGFKKESGTTALLAAAVAARLPHPSAAGPGKALTAGTPARHASPALPAPAAPAPAAPPASGAAPADDHDALLRRLRELGELRREGVLTEEEFTATKAAVLRRFHTTG, encoded by the coding sequence ATGGCTGAACTGATGGTGCGCGACGGGACCTGGACCTTCGACGACGAGGCCGTGCGAATCGTGCCGGGGCACGAGCGCGGGGTGCACAAACTCCGCCGGGATCTCGGTGAGTTCACGGTGCCGCTGATCGCGATGGCCGGGGTCGCCTACGAACCGGCCCGCAAGGGCGGACGGCTGCGACTGCGGCTGCGGGAGGGCGCGGATCCGCTGTTACAGGTCACCGGCGGCGGACTGCCGGACGAGGCGAACCCGTATCAGGTGGCGGTGGACGCCGCGCGGGCCGATGTCGCCGAGTACTTCGTGGACGCGGTGCGCCAGGCCCTGCTGCTGGAGCAGGTACCGGACGGGCCCGCCGACCGCTATCTGCTGCCCGGTCCGGCCGTGCCGCTGTCGGCCGCGGGGGTGGACGGGATCGCTTCCTTCGACGGGGAGCGGGTGCACCTCGAATGGCGCTGGAACACCAGTGAGACCAAGCGCAACCAGGGCCCCAGGGACTTCGCGCTGGCCGATCTGGAGGCGGTGGAGTGGCGGGCCGCCGCCGGGCTGGAGTCCGGCTATCTCCGCTTCCGGACGCACGGGGCGACCGAGCGGATCGCGCCGGAGCACGACCCCCACGCCATCGAACTGTGGGGCTTCAAGAAGGAGAGCGGCACGACGGCGCTGCTGGCGGCCGCGGTCGCGGCACGGCTGCCGCACCCGTCGGCCGCCGGCCCCGGCAAGGCCCTGACGGCGGGCACCCCGGCCCGGCACGCCTCCCCGGCCCTGCCTGCCCCCGCGGCACCCGCCCCGGCCGCTCCCCCGGCATCCGGCGCGGCCCCCGCCGACGACCATGACGCCCTGCTGCGCCGGCTGCGCGAACTGGGCGAGCTGCGCCGGGAGGGCGTCCTCACCGAGGAGGAGTTCACCGCCACGAAGGCCGCGGTGCTGCGGCGCTTCCACACCACGGGCTGA
- a CDS encoding serine hydrolase domain-containing protein produces the protein MERLVRGVRALPEGRPPWAPGVVVLAGRGPVVAAEAAAGWALRYRAWDPERGRGLDLPRDLWEPMRVGTVFDLASLSKLFTAIAAVQQIERGRLALDDEVRADLPVFAPGITVRQLLTHTSGLAPELPFYDHRTRAAQLALLWAEAAAPGGRPGTAHRYSDLNLIALQLLLEHRTGRRLDALVRDGITGPLDMCSTTYGPLAPQGVAATEDQRRPWAKADRGLVRGEVHDENAWALGGVAGHAGLFSTAQDLAVLCRTLLNGGAYGTARILGPDAVAALLDPPGLGFGVDQPYFMGELAGRGAAGHTGFTGTSLVLDRATDTFLVLLANTVHPRRHNGGSAPRAAAATRLARAVVRAT, from the coding sequence ATGGAGCGGCTGGTCCGCGGCGTGCGGGCGCTGCCCGAGGGCCGTCCGCCCTGGGCACCCGGAGTCGTCGTCCTGGCCGGCCGCGGCCCCGTCGTCGCCGCCGAGGCCGCCGCGGGCTGGGCGCTGCGCTACCGGGCCTGGGACCCCGAGCGCGGGCGCGGCCTCGATCTGCCCCGCGACCTGTGGGAACCGATGCGGGTCGGCACGGTCTTCGACCTGGCCTCGCTCAGCAAGCTCTTCACCGCCATCGCCGCGGTCCAGCAGATCGAGCGCGGCCGGCTGGCCCTCGACGACGAGGTCCGCGCCGATCTGCCCGTCTTCGCCCCCGGCATCACCGTCCGGCAGCTGCTCACCCACACCTCCGGCCTCGCCCCCGAGCTGCCCTTTTACGACCACCGGACCCGCGCCGCCCAACTGGCGCTCCTGTGGGCCGAGGCCGCGGCCCCCGGCGGGCGCCCCGGCACCGCACACCGCTACTCCGACCTCAACCTCATCGCCCTCCAGCTCCTCCTGGAGCACCGCACCGGCCGGCGGCTCGACGCCCTGGTCCGCGACGGCATCACCGGCCCGCTGGACATGTGCAGCACCACCTACGGCCCGCTGGCGCCGCAGGGCGTGGCGGCGACCGAGGACCAGCGGCGGCCCTGGGCCAAGGCGGACCGCGGCCTGGTCCGCGGCGAGGTGCACGACGAGAACGCCTGGGCACTGGGCGGCGTGGCCGGACACGCGGGCCTCTTCTCCACCGCGCAGGACCTGGCCGTGCTGTGCCGCACCCTGCTCAACGGCGGCGCCTACGGCACGGCCCGGATCCTCGGCCCCGATGCCGTCGCCGCCCTCCTCGACCCGCCGGGTCTGGGTTTCGGCGTCGACCAGCCGTACTTCATGGGCGAGTTGGCGGGCCGCGGCGCGGCCGGGCACACCGGCTTCACCGGCACCAGCCTGGTCCTCGACCGGGCCACCGACACCTTCCTCGTCCTCCTCGCCAACACCGTCCACCCCCGCCGCCACAACGGCGGCAGCGCCCCACGGGCCGCGGCCGCCACCCGGCTGGCCCGCGCGGTGGTCCGCGCCACCTGA
- a CDS encoding DUF6243 family protein gives MSKGNAGGMLGVGGTRAKLSRGALRGGGAADRGGPGRSQAQERRGELLRKFQERAREK, from the coding sequence ATGAGCAAGGGAAATGCCGGCGGAATGCTCGGGGTCGGCGGTACGCGCGCCAAGCTCTCGCGCGGCGCGCTGCGTGGCGGCGGCGCCGCGGACCGCGGCGGCCCGGGACGGTCCCAGGCACAGGAACGGCGCGGTGAACTGCTGCGCAAGTTCCAGGAGCGGGCGCGGGAGAAGTGA
- a CDS encoding bifunctional DNA primase/polymerase translates to MERKSRFSQWLRRPKSGSDGGDTDTGSAAARSREDLLLAAADAGFPVAPAAHPSGYGCSCERIGCPTPARHPISFGWQTVATTDRDKVAAWVRTLPQANFITATGITHDVLDVPVEAGRSALGRLDAAGIDVGPIALSGAGFNGRMLFFTATRGTPDDEDEWWPCELDCHPETMDEHPGLRWHCRGSYALLPPSRLPGEQPAVSWLRGPELALPDPLTLLESLTDACAEFNDREPHHHEAAAWPIGR, encoded by the coding sequence ATGGAACGCAAGAGCAGGTTCTCCCAGTGGCTGCGCCGGCCGAAGAGCGGATCGGACGGCGGCGATACGGACACGGGATCAGCGGCTGCGCGCAGCCGCGAGGACCTGCTGCTGGCGGCGGCCGACGCGGGCTTCCCGGTGGCTCCGGCGGCGCACCCCTCCGGCTACGGCTGTTCCTGTGAACGCATCGGCTGTCCCACCCCCGCCCGCCACCCCATCTCCTTCGGCTGGCAGACCGTCGCCACCACCGACCGCGACAAGGTCGCCGCCTGGGTCCGCACCCTCCCGCAGGCCAACTTCATCACCGCCACCGGCATCACCCACGACGTCCTGGACGTCCCCGTCGAGGCGGGCCGCAGCGCCCTGGGACGGCTGGACGCGGCGGGTATCGACGTCGGGCCGATCGCCCTCAGCGGCGCCGGCTTCAACGGCCGGATGCTCTTCTTCACCGCCACCCGCGGCACCCCGGACGACGAGGACGAGTGGTGGCCCTGCGAGCTGGACTGCCACCCCGAGACCATGGACGAGCACCCGGGACTGCGCTGGCACTGCCGCGGCAGCTATGCGCTGCTGCCGCCCTCGCGGCTGCCCGGCGAGCAGCCCGCGGTGAGCTGGCTGCGGGGCCCCGAGCTGGCCCTGCCCGACCCGCTGACGCTGCTGGAATCGCTCACCGACGCCTGCGCGGAGTTCAACGACCGCGAGCCGCACCACCACGAGGCGGCGGCCTGGCCGATCGGCCGCTGA
- a CDS encoding multidrug effflux MFS transporter, protein MTEPGAADSTDLPAIAERGAAAAPTAPAPLPASRRTGLLVTLVLGGLTAVPPLSMDMYLPALPQVTAVLHSPAATVQLTLTTCLAGMALGQMIVGPMSDKWGRRRPLLAGMVIYILATALCALAPTAELLIGCRLLQGLAGSAGIVIARAVVRDLYDGVAMARFFSTLMLISGAAPVVAPLIGGQILRITDWRGVFVVLTAVGVALTLLVWRRLDETLPPARRHPGGLGQALRTMRDLLADRAFSGYLLVGAFAFAALFAYISASPFVIQEIYGASPQTFSLLFGLNSVGLVCVGQFNGKVLVGRVSLDKVLGTGLAVIVLAATALLVMSSGVLGRPGLVPVAAGLFVLMSAMGLVMPSTNTLALLRTPHAAGSASALLGTSTFLLGSVASPLVGIAGERTALPMALVQLSCAILALVSFLGMCRPWQRRGESDGSTAGERTRL, encoded by the coding sequence ATGACGGAGCCCGGAGCGGCTGATTCCACGGACCTTCCCGCCATAGCCGAGCGGGGCGCGGCAGCAGCACCGACTGCACCGGCCCCGCTGCCCGCGTCCCGCCGCACCGGCCTCCTCGTCACCCTCGTCCTCGGCGGCCTCACGGCGGTCCCGCCGCTCTCCATGGACATGTATCTGCCGGCCCTGCCGCAGGTCACCGCTGTTTTGCACAGCCCGGCCGCCACCGTCCAGCTCACCTTGACCACCTGCCTGGCGGGCATGGCGCTGGGCCAGATGATCGTCGGCCCGATGAGCGACAAGTGGGGCCGCCGCCGCCCGCTGCTGGCCGGAATGGTGATCTACATCCTGGCGACCGCGCTGTGCGCCCTCGCCCCCACCGCCGAACTCCTCATCGGCTGCCGCCTGTTGCAGGGCCTGGCGGGATCCGCCGGGATCGTCATCGCCCGGGCGGTGGTCCGCGACCTCTACGACGGCGTGGCGATGGCCCGGTTCTTCTCCACCCTGATGCTGATCTCCGGAGCGGCGCCGGTGGTCGCCCCGCTCATCGGCGGGCAGATCCTCCGGATCACCGACTGGCGCGGCGTGTTCGTCGTCCTCACCGCCGTCGGGGTGGCGCTCACCCTCCTGGTGTGGCGCCGGCTCGACGAGACCCTGCCGCCCGCCCGCCGCCACCCCGGCGGCCTCGGCCAGGCCCTGCGCACCATGCGCGATCTGCTCGCCGACCGTGCCTTCTCCGGCTACCTCCTCGTCGGCGCCTTCGCCTTCGCCGCCCTCTTCGCCTACATCTCCGCCTCGCCTTTCGTCATCCAGGAGATCTACGGCGCCTCCCCGCAGACCTTCAGTCTGCTCTTCGGCCTCAACTCGGTCGGCCTGGTGTGTGTCGGCCAGTTCAACGGCAAGGTCCTGGTCGGCCGGGTCAGCCTCGACAAGGTGCTCGGCACCGGACTGGCCGTGATCGTCCTCGCCGCCACCGCGCTGCTGGTGATGTCCTCCGGCGTCCTCGGCCGCCCCGGCCTGGTCCCGGTGGCGGCCGGCCTCTTCGTCCTGATGTCGGCGATGGGCCTGGTCATGCCGAGCACCAACACCCTCGCGCTGCTGCGCACCCCGCATGCGGCCGGCTCCGCCTCCGCGCTGCTGGGCACCTCCACCTTCCTGCTCGGCTCGGTGGCCTCGCCGCTGGTGGGCATCGCGGGCGAGCGGACGGCCCTGCCGATGGCCCTCGTACAGCTCTCCTGCGCCATATTGGCGCTCGTGAGCTTCCTGGGGATGTGCCGCCCGTGGCAGCGTAGGGGGGAGAGCGACGGGAGCACGGCCGGCGAGAGGACCAGGCTCTGA
- a CDS encoding small ribosomal subunit Rsm22 family protein, with product MHEELRAALAGLLDGLPPKQAAQAVERLIANYRGRTPTDAPVLRDRADVAAYAAYRMPATFEAVRAALAAFAARVPDWSPATHVDIGGGTGAATWATAATWEGPRSTVLDWAQPALDLGRELAAKTLPDTTWQRAVIGEGLSVPAGTDLVTVSYVLGELRPEDRRAVVAAAATAAATVVLIEPGTPEGYLRIREARTQLTEAGLRIVAPCPHSDTCPIVPLVPGPGAPPAVAGGDWCHFAARVNRSSLHRQVKGGSLPYEDEKFSYVAATTLDATPAPARIIRKPQLRKGQVLLDLCTAQDGLQRTTVTKRHGTHYRDARDAAWGDDWS from the coding sequence ATGCACGAGGAACTGCGCGCCGCGCTGGCGGGCCTGCTCGACGGCCTGCCGCCCAAACAGGCCGCGCAGGCCGTCGAGCGGCTGATCGCCAACTACCGGGGACGCACCCCCACCGACGCCCCGGTCCTGCGCGACCGCGCGGATGTGGCCGCGTACGCCGCCTACCGCATGCCGGCCACCTTCGAGGCGGTACGGGCGGCGCTGGCCGCGTTCGCCGCACGGGTCCCGGACTGGTCCCCGGCCACCCACGTCGACATCGGCGGCGGCACCGGCGCCGCCACCTGGGCCACCGCGGCCACCTGGGAAGGCCCCCGCAGCACCGTCCTGGACTGGGCACAGCCCGCCCTCGACCTCGGCAGGGAACTGGCCGCCAAGACCCTCCCCGACACCACCTGGCAGCGGGCGGTCATCGGCGAGGGCCTGTCGGTCCCGGCCGGCACGGACCTGGTCACCGTCTCCTACGTCCTGGGGGAGCTCCGCCCCGAGGACCGCCGCGCCGTCGTCGCCGCGGCGGCCACCGCGGCGGCCACCGTCGTCCTGATCGAACCCGGCACCCCCGAGGGCTACCTCCGCATCCGCGAGGCCCGCACCCAGCTCACCGAGGCCGGACTGCGCATCGTCGCGCCCTGCCCGCACAGCGACACCTGTCCGATCGTCCCGCTCGTCCCCGGGCCGGGGGCGCCCCCGGCGGTGGCCGGCGGAGACTGGTGCCACTTCGCCGCCCGGGTCAACCGCTCCTCCCTCCACCGCCAGGTCAAGGGCGGCTCCCTCCCGTACGAGGACGAGAAGTTCAGCTACGTGGCCGCGACCACCCTCGACGCCACCCCCGCCCCCGCCCGCATCATCCGCAAACCCCAACTCCGCAAGGGCCAGGTCCTCCTGGACCTGTGCACGGCGCAGGACGGGCTGCAGCGCACCACGGTGACCAAGCGGCACGGCACCCACTACCGCGACGCCCGCGACGCCGCCTGGGGCGACGACTGGTCCTGA
- the efeU gene encoding iron uptake transporter permease EfeU: protein MFGNYLIGLREGLEASLVVCILIAYLVKTGRREALRPVWLGITLAVVLSFAFGAALQFGSQTLTFKAQEALGGSLSVIAVGLVTWMVFWMRRTARHLKKELHGKLDAALQMGTVALVVTAFLSVGREGLETALFIWTAAQSADDGVRPLIGALLGLLTAVALGWLFYRGAVRINLAKFFTWTGGMLVVVAAGVLAYGFHDLQEADLLPGLASQAFDISAQIPADSWYGTLLKGIFNFQPDPTVLQVTVWALYLIPTLTIFFAPGRVSPNRATPAAAPSAPVAPKEPEPHDTQVAVPGARNTDVGSGGDGDSERVHDGARREGEAAGGVDG, encoded by the coding sequence GTGTTCGGCAACTACCTGATCGGTCTGCGCGAGGGCCTGGAAGCCAGCCTCGTCGTCTGCATCCTCATCGCCTATCTGGTCAAGACCGGGCGGCGGGAGGCGCTGCGCCCGGTCTGGCTCGGGATCACGCTCGCCGTGGTGCTGTCGTTCGCGTTCGGTGCGGCGCTGCAGTTCGGGTCGCAGACCCTGACCTTCAAGGCCCAGGAGGCGCTGGGCGGTTCGCTGTCGGTCATCGCGGTCGGCCTGGTGACGTGGATGGTCTTCTGGATGCGGCGCACCGCGCGGCATCTGAAGAAGGAGCTGCACGGCAAGCTGGACGCGGCGCTGCAGATGGGCACCGTGGCGCTGGTGGTCACCGCGTTCCTGTCGGTGGGCCGCGAGGGCCTGGAGACCGCGCTGTTCATCTGGACCGCCGCGCAGTCCGCCGACGACGGCGTCCGGCCGCTGATCGGGGCGCTGCTGGGCCTGCTCACGGCGGTGGCGCTGGGCTGGCTGTTCTACCGCGGTGCGGTGCGGATCAACCTGGCGAAGTTCTTCACCTGGACCGGCGGCATGCTGGTGGTGGTCGCGGCGGGCGTGCTGGCGTACGGCTTCCACGATCTGCAGGAGGCGGACCTGCTGCCGGGGCTGGCCTCGCAGGCGTTCGACATCAGCGCGCAGATCCCGGCCGACAGCTGGTACGGCACCCTGCTCAAGGGCATCTTCAACTTCCAGCCGGACCCGACCGTTCTTCAGGTCACGGTGTGGGCTCTGTATCTGATCCCCACGCTCACGATCTTCTTCGCCCCCGGTAGGGTGTCGCCGAATCGTGCCACCCCGGCGGCCGCCCCGTCCGCCCCGGTCGCCCCGAAGGAGCCCGAGCCCCATGACACGCAGGTCGCCGTTCCGGGTGCCCGCAACACTGACGTCGGCAGCGGCGGCGATGGTGATAGTGAGCGGGTGCATGACGGTGCACGGCGAGAGGGTGAAGCTGCCGGCGGTGTCGACGGCTGA
- a CDS encoding TetR/AcrR family transcriptional regulator, with amino-acid sequence MADKAAPDSSRRSERSRRAIFDAALALVGEVGYDKLTIEGIASRAGVGKQTIYRWWPSRAAVLLDAFTAGVDDYSAQGLPDTGDLAADLKFVLRATVDEFNDPAFQAPYRALAAAGANDESLSRTFVARLMEPGIQVYVDRLRAAQETGEIADGVDVRIAVEMLLSPFSQRWLMRTGELTYDFVDTLVDQVLHGLRPRG; translated from the coding sequence ATGGCCGACAAAGCAGCCCCCGACTCTTCCCGCCGCAGCGAACGCTCCCGCCGGGCGATCTTCGATGCCGCCCTCGCCCTGGTCGGCGAGGTGGGCTACGACAAGCTCACGATCGAAGGCATCGCCTCCCGGGCCGGGGTCGGCAAGCAGACGATCTACCGCTGGTGGCCCTCCAGGGCCGCGGTCCTGCTGGACGCCTTCACCGCCGGCGTCGACGACTACTCCGCGCAGGGGCTGCCGGACACCGGTGATCTGGCCGCGGACCTGAAGTTCGTGCTGCGTGCCACCGTCGACGAATTCAACGATCCGGCGTTCCAGGCCCCCTATCGCGCCCTCGCTGCGGCCGGCGCCAACGACGAGAGCCTCTCCCGCACCTTCGTCGCGCGGCTGATGGAGCCCGGCATCCAGGTCTACGTCGACCGGCTGCGGGCGGCCCAGGAAACCGGCGAGATCGCCGACGGCGTCGATGTGCGGATCGCCGTCGAGATGCTGCTGAGTCCCTTCTCACAGCGCTGGCTGATGCGTACCGGTGAATTGACCTACGACTTTGTCGACACCCTTGTCGACCAGGTGCTGCACGGCCTGCGCCCCCGCGGCTGA
- a CDS encoding SDR family oxidoreductase, translating to MQTAPAPQEARQGGAPHRKVAVVTGAGSGIGRAVAHALIAAHWTVVLAGRRAQALAETSRLAGPLDAGGPAVLTVPTDVTRPDEVDALFAAARERFGRIDLLFNNAGTFGRAAALEDLAYDDWRAVVDVNLTGSFLCAQAAFRAMKSQEPQGGRIINNGSVSAHAPRPRSVAYTATKHAMTGLTKSLSLDGRPYGIACGQIDIGNAATEMTGRMQTGILQANGELAVEPVMDAADVARTVVHMAELPLNANVQFATVMATNMPYIGRG from the coding sequence ATGCAGACGGCACCTGCGCCACAGGAGGCACGGCAGGGCGGGGCACCGCACCGGAAGGTGGCCGTGGTCACCGGCGCCGGGTCCGGTATCGGGCGGGCGGTCGCCCATGCGCTGATCGCCGCCCACTGGACGGTGGTCCTGGCCGGGCGGCGCGCACAGGCGCTGGCGGAGACCTCGCGGCTGGCGGGCCCGCTGGACGCCGGCGGCCCCGCGGTGCTGACGGTGCCGACCGATGTCACCCGACCCGATGAGGTCGACGCCCTCTTCGCCGCCGCCCGCGAACGCTTCGGCCGGATCGATCTGCTCTTCAACAACGCGGGCACGTTCGGCCGGGCGGCAGCGCTGGAGGACCTTGCCTACGACGACTGGCGCGCGGTCGTCGACGTCAACCTCACCGGCTCCTTCCTCTGCGCCCAGGCCGCGTTCCGCGCCATGAAGTCCCAGGAGCCGCAGGGCGGACGCATCATCAACAACGGCTCGGTCTCCGCGCACGCGCCGCGCCCGCGCTCCGTGGCGTACACGGCCACCAAGCACGCGATGACCGGCCTGACCAAGTCCCTCTCCCTGGACGGCCGTCCGTACGGCATCGCCTGCGGCCAGATCGACATCGGCAATGCGGCGACCGAGATGACCGGCCGGATGCAGACCGGCATTCTGCAGGCGAACGGCGAACTGGCGGTGGAGCCGGTGATGGACGCGGCGGATGTGGCCCGCACGGTGGTGCACATGGCGGAGCTGCCACTGAACGCCAATGTGCAGTTCGCGACGGTGATGGCGACCAACATGCCTTATATCGGGCGTGGTTGA
- a CDS encoding alkaline phosphatase D family protein, translating to MTHHAPYEQEIRAAAAHVGRRRFLTVTGAAAALAFTTNLPGTGAFAAEADARKIAENPFTLGVASGDPQPGSVVLWTRLAPRPYEEGNGMPDARVTVRWEVAYDERFQRLAGRGRAEAHPEFNHSVHIEPTGLAPDRVYYYRFRAGNWISPVGRTRTAPARAARLSELKLAAVSCQAYHDGYFTAYRHLAEEDLDVVFHLGDYLYEYPVDAAGGVRRYTDRTLPAVFNREAVTLEDYRLRYALYKSDPDLQAAHAAHPFVVTWDDHEVENNYASGISEDDLPPAAFLVRRAAAYRAYWENQPLRRPQRPDGPDARLYRRVPYGQLAQFDILDTRQYRSDQAYGDGWHAPGPESLDPARTLTGAAQERWLIDGWRQSSARWNVLPQQVTFSERRNATGPGYQLSMDAWDGYAASRDRVLTGAESAGVDNLVVLTGDVHVHYAFDIKKDFKDPGSRTAGVEFVTTSIASGEDGADKPANWATYLAANPHMKFYNGRRGYVTVTLGQDTARADYRTVSAVTTPGAPVHTAASFVSEAGDPGLKPA from the coding sequence ATGACGCACCACGCACCGTACGAGCAGGAGATCAGGGCCGCCGCCGCACACGTCGGCCGCCGCCGCTTTCTCACCGTCACCGGAGCCGCCGCCGCGCTCGCCTTCACGACCAACCTCCCGGGCACCGGTGCCTTCGCCGCCGAGGCCGATGCGCGGAAGATCGCCGAGAACCCCTTCACGCTCGGCGTGGCCTCCGGGGACCCGCAGCCCGGCTCCGTGGTGCTGTGGACCCGGCTCGCGCCGCGGCCGTACGAGGAAGGCAACGGTATGCCGGACGCCAGGGTCACCGTCCGCTGGGAAGTCGCCTACGACGAGCGCTTCCAGCGGCTGGCCGGCCGGGGCCGCGCCGAGGCGCACCCGGAGTTCAACCACTCCGTGCACATCGAGCCCACCGGCCTCGCACCCGACCGCGTCTACTACTACCGCTTCCGCGCCGGCAACTGGATCAGCCCGGTCGGCCGCACCCGCACCGCGCCCGCCCGCGCCGCCCGGCTCTCCGAGCTGAAGCTCGCCGCGGTCTCCTGCCAGGCCTACCACGACGGCTACTTCACGGCCTACCGGCACCTGGCCGAGGAAGACCTCGACGTCGTCTTCCACCTCGGCGACTACCTCTACGAGTACCCGGTCGACGCGGCCGGCGGCGTCCGCCGCTACACCGACCGCACACTGCCCGCGGTCTTCAACCGGGAGGCGGTCACCCTGGAGGACTACCGGCTGCGCTACGCCCTCTACAAGTCCGACCCGGACCTGCAGGCCGCGCACGCCGCGCACCCCTTCGTCGTCACCTGGGACGACCACGAGGTGGAGAACAACTACGCCTCCGGCATCAGCGAGGACGACCTCCCGCCCGCCGCGTTCCTCGTCCGCCGGGCCGCCGCCTACCGGGCGTACTGGGAGAACCAGCCGTTGCGCCGTCCGCAGCGGCCCGACGGTCCCGACGCCCGGCTCTACCGCCGCGTCCCGTACGGACAGCTCGCCCAGTTCGACATCCTCGACACCCGCCAGTACCGCTCCGACCAGGCCTACGGCGACGGCTGGCACGCCCCGGGCCCCGAGTCCCTGGACCCCGCGCGCACCCTGACCGGCGCCGCCCAGGAGCGCTGGCTGATCGACGGCTGGCGGCAGTCCTCCGCGCGCTGGAACGTCCTGCCGCAGCAGGTCACCTTCTCCGAGCGGCGCAACGCCACCGGCCCCGGCTACCAGCTGAGCATGGACGCCTGGGACGGCTACGCGGCCTCCCGCGACCGGGTCCTTACGGGCGCGGAGTCGGCGGGCGTGGACAACCTCGTCGTGCTCACCGGCGATGTGCACGTCCACTACGCCTTCGACATCAAGAAGGACTTCAAGGACCCCGGCTCGCGCACCGCGGGGGTGGAGTTCGTCACCACCTCGATCGCCAGCGGCGAGGACGGCGCGGACAAGCCCGCCAACTGGGCCACGTACCTGGCCGCCAACCCGCACATGAAGTTCTACAACGGCCGGCGCGGCTATGTCACCGTCACCCTCGGCCAGGACACCGCCCGCGCCGACTACCGCACGGTGTCCGCCGTCACCACCCCCGGGGCGCCGGTGCACACCGCCGCCTCCTTCGTCTCCGAGGCGGGTGATCCGGGGCTGAAGCCCGCCTGA